The Gossypium arboreum isolate Shixiya-1 chromosome 6, ASM2569848v2, whole genome shotgun sequence DNA window caagaattcgtaaatcaagggtaaaatagtaattctataaatcgagggtaaaacggtaattctataaatcgagggtaaaacggtaattatgtaaatcaagggtactttggtaattttacaagtcgagggtattccaataattggtaaactattgcatgaatatgatatctatctaGTGTGATGTATGGAATATATGACAAAGGTGGAGTGTTGGAGTATTTCTATTGATCACCATGTCATATAGGCTCTAGCCGGACATCCAATTGCTTCGATTTGAAGTATCCGGAGGATGTCTATATTaagattatattaaatatatatagattATATTAAAAGATGGACAATCAAACCtatttatttctcgattcaatagaagaaaaaagaaaagaggtgaataGGGTCCCAAATAACGAGAGATATGTAAAAAGAAGGCTGACACGCCCATTCCTAATCCTAAATGGAATGTAACAATGTAGGGATCCATATGTAAACATAGTATCTATTTAGATACGCTCGAATGACCccttctaaacatggataacaatactaatggccctaaaacccattctcggcccaaatgggcccacatgctcgtgtggcccttttagcccaaatctagccacaaatattagattcacctagcctagcccaatatttactacacaatcaaacaacttatccaattgggcccgtaggcccattaggcccacatgacccctttcgcccatcgcggccaagtagccatcctacagcctagagtagtaagaaatacacaccgataggagagacggagttaatccacgcccgagcacttttagccgacgcccaacccaaacgagcacgccatacaatgaaagggatcaccaagaaaggtacctctactctcctcatggttctctctatttaaagccgacagatccctcttatgttagcttcccgatgtaggatccttccaacatcaaggtttaaattcaacaccaactcttgccgccccctgttagcaaaataaatgctccttgcttgccatgggattcaacccatgcctccctcgatgctccacacgccacttgccactaagccacaaggctttttgtgtcatattttatccccaattaattataaggtctaaaggccaaagtccaggttcccttaaaaaaccaaaataaattgcaagagccaaggcttgaacccaggctcccatacaaccttaatgacgccacaaccactagactacaagcttccttgtgtcatttatttaacacaataatttaaaagccctcatccaagcatctaggttttttttttcctcttaataccaaaatttttgctaaagcccaagtttgaacccaagatttctctaacacttctcagggccattaaacaccaaagcggacatttaattgtgttatttcattacacaattaaatacctatatacaaccttcttacggacccgcactcaaggcccaatacttctaggcccaaattcggggtgttacatataaagTATGTATAATAACCATTATTGGACTATCCTTGACTTGAAAATAATTTAGCCATGTTCTTGATTCACTTGATGCGAAAATTACCCCCAACGATTTGAGCCTTTCGAGGTGTTTGCCGAGCCAATTTTCACTTTTTATGCAAAACTATcgaaaataaaccaaatttgtgaaaatttattataaaaataattaaaattcaatatgttaataattttagtgcaaattaattattttataattaaagtatgaatttcGACAAAATTTACTACGAAATTGCATGAATTAGAGCTCAAAAAGTGCTGaaaaagtttatttatttttgtgtttccaacaAAACATACGGATACCATTAAAACTCATTCATACATAAATTACCTTCAACTCGAGCATTGATAGCTCCCATGCAAAGCGTTATACTTATATCTTACTATTCATGTAGTTATTACTActtattctttcaaaatttaaCATACAAAATGGTAATACTTACCCAAGGATGGAATAACCACTGATTAGATTTAGATCCTTAGCTTTCAATTTAAAAAGGAAGAAATACCATTGGATCGTAGTAAATAAACCAAAGGATAGCACTATTAAGAAGGAGAAAACTCCCCTTTTAAACTCTTTCATAGAATATATACATTCTTAATTCACTTACTATAACTCGACAAGTGTCATACATTTTAGAACTTGCCTTCATAATGGCCTACAATTTctgaaataaatataaataatatgaatAAATACCCTGCATTTGCTACTATCAAATTACACTGTATAGTTGCATTCTAACCATATTACATAAAACCTAATTAGCACACTATTCTAGACAAACCAAGCGTACCAATCCTTTGGCGAATACTCATTCCTTACTTACCCTTTTATCGCTTAACACTAACTTCTCCTTAATAAAGCAAAATATTATGAAATCAAATTCTTActtacctatgtggtagttgttATACGCTCCCATATATACGCCAAAGTAATCATTTGGGTGGATTACACTTTGCCAAACAGATTGTTTACTACTATACGCCAAAGCTTTAGATCCACTAGTCCTAGGTGTTACATGTTACTATAACGTACAATCCACGATTTGTTAATACACCAATTCACAACCATTTGGCATTAGTGAACATACTTGCAAGCGTACAGAAAATACTCATTCACCATTTTCATACACAATTCGTAGACTCAAGCAAACTCAAAGCAAACACAAACACGGTTCATACAAACAACACAACATCATCAATCACTCAAAGGTAGACAGAAACTCTCCTTAAATTCTTCGTCCCATCAGCTTAGCTTGTCGAAACGCCAAAGGCTCTTTTTTCCTAATAGTTAAGCATGAGAACCATATATTTTTTAGTTAAACCAAAGGTATTCAAACATCAAAACCCAGAATTCAACATCATTCAAAGCTTCATAAAGATTTCAAAAAAACTTTCTCCCTCTTTTCAATCCACAATACAAAAAGATATAAAGGCTTACCCATTCCTCGAATTCTCTACTTCCTAACTTCAATGCTCACGATCACTGCCCCATGCAGGggtttccttaattttctctcctttAGGGAAACCAAGGAAGATGATGGAGAATGAAAGAAAGTAAAACAGAAATGAGGAGAATTCTACCTTTAGAAAAATCCTCCACTCACATATATATAACCCTTCTTACATACGGTTTAAGGCCCAAAGTAACCATCCATCAACAATCATTTTGTCTCCCACTAAGAAACCAACCAATTCCAACTTAACTGAACTAGAATTAGATCTCAACTAATTACGAACCTGCCacaaaattttccaagtttttcagTAGAGTCTGCCAACttactattttattcaattaacttcCCACCTTTCCTAATTTTTGGGTGTAACAATTATTGTATTTAAGTCCTTATGTTCAAaactaacaaatttcactttataAATTAGTTCTTTTCCATATCTAAGCTTCAAATCTAACAATTTAACACTAaaactttaagcattcatcaatgacatCTTTTATGAACTTTAACAGTTACGGAAATTAACATGCTAAATCAAGTTCCCAAGattttgaaaacataaaaattataaaaataaaactaaattgaGCTTAACAATTTGTTGCTAAAAGATTAAATTCCTAAGCCGTTTGCTCCATGTTTCTTTTCTCCTATTTCGGTATGAGGAAAGGAATAAATTctctctttctttcccttatcatCTTTGtttttatctatttatatataataatataaatataatttttcattgttttaattaaaaattcgtACCAAATTGTCCACCAAGTTCTAAAAtggtttatttttcattttaatcctttaacatttaAAAGTCTATAACAattaatttttacaacttttatgaTTTTGTCATTGTACCTTAATTAGCCATTAATTCGACGAAATTacttatccaaaattcaattcacctatTAAATAactacataaatatttaatacaaATATTTACGAGCTCGGTTTCCAAAAACAAAGTCTCAATACTTCATTTTCTGATATCACTAACTTTAGGATCGCTACACTTATATCTTAGTTAACTATTCATTTAAAAAAATTGTCAgaccaaaattcaatataatactaaaattaaatcataaatattaattaataatatttatggactcgaTCATCGAAGAACAAAATTTTGAAACCACCATTTTCGGCACCActaaaaatcgggctattacaaaatCTTTATGTTTATGACTTAGATTTATTTGTTCTAAATATTTAACATGagtgaaaaaatattttaaaagaatgTTTAAAAAAGAGTGAATAGTCAAAGTGAGATACAAATCAATTTGAAAAAGGATCAAAAGAGTCAAGTTAAGTTTAGCATTGAAAACCTTCCGGTCGATCCAAGAATGAGGACTAAGATTACAAATTATCATCAAAATGATTGAGATAATATAAAGACATATTTTTAATAACgttaacaaatataatataattcaACGGTTTGAACACATGCGAAAGCGTCGTGGACAATTGTTAAAAAACAttattcaaatttatttaatgtacttttttaattattatgttaataatttgtaataattttacaattaatcatatatatatatatataagtttatcaataattaatattatgtattaatttatataattttaataaacgctttaatttttaaaaattaaaattaacctcACAATTTAAATGAACTGACCCGATAAATTGACTTGCGCAGACCGAatcatgaatgagaaattttcaaattcaaacaAGATTAATTGAaccatattaaaaattaaataataatttttatttttatttttattttatttttatttttattacataaatattaataaaaattattttatttttatttttaaaatagtatAAGAGTACACTGGACTAATTCAATGGCATTCGTAAGTCAAGATTAATAAATCGAATAAcggaaattttatataaaatcaaaatGGGATCAGAAATCTTATCGAATTTATAAAAACTTTTAATCaattgattttattgaaagataaAAGGTATTGTCAACTCTTACCAAAAAAAAATATTGTGAACAAGTTTTAAGGAATTAAAATGTGTTCCCACAAATTGCATATACAACcaattattattttaagaattaaaatattgattttaaaacAAGAAAGTATCAATTTATAtcagtgtaaatattttaacaatttaaccattaaattattaatatatttatatttttcatgcacataaatttttaattactttgatattaaatttttaattactttgatatttctattgtatcaatttaaaatattatatattaatatatatttaaccgttgaaatttttttaacataaaatgaatacttaaaatttttaatttatgtcaaaCTTAATAGACATGATCTACATAAATGGAgtatcaaatatgacggttattCTTCCATAATTCCAAAATAATAGAGTATATAATAaactattatatatttaattatgttCTGCTATATCCATGCAATTGCCAAAGTTTCTTCACCAAACCATATATAAAGGCTAACAAACGGGAGATGCAAAAATTTCACAACCACCAACACCTACATTATGTAAAATGGTTAAAGTGGATGATTATTGGTAAGACCATCCAACCTTAATTCGCTTAGTTGTTAGACTCAACAATTTTGATTTGGTAATATCCCACTATACTTTTTAACCATTATAAATGGATGAACCTGGTGATTCATGAACCTCCAACTTGTTCCATCAACTCTAGGCGCCTCTAGCAAGCTAGCTCGGGTTCTTGTGTTGCGTTGTATCCCATATGGCTCTACAAAGTGGAGAGAAATTACCCATGTTTATTGGGCACGTCTGGTCAAAGCAGAAGAGAAGATGGACCTTGTTGGGGTTAAGATTGCTTGCCTTTCTTGCCGCAGCAGCTGCAACTCTTGTGATGGTTCTCAACAAACAAACCAAAACTTTTGTGGTTGCAACCATTGGAACTACCCCTGTCAACCTTACTCTCACTGCCAAGTTTCACCACACGCCAGCGTTTGTGTAAGAAACCTAGCTATCTATCATATTCGGTCATTTtccttcatcattatatactatGATCAATTACTGATATAGCTGAGCACTGTTCCATATTTTCCATGGCATGTATATGTACAGGTTCTTTGCTATAGCTAATGGACTGGTCAGCATCCATAACTTGGTGATGATAATGGTGGATTTGTTGGGGAGCAAGTTCGATTACAAGGGTTTTCAGCTTCCCATGATTGCTAGTTTGGACATGGTTCGTCGACGATTATTGTTTTACATACTTTAGGTTGCTtttgtttataatttattaaatacttTACTACATTTTAACTATTTGTAACTTCTAATTCCTGAAACATTAAAGTCATCTCATTGAAGATAAGTATGCAGAATATATTtggttttgtttaattaatatataCTTTGTGTGATGATGGATGGGTGCATGGGACAGCTAAACCTGGCATTGGTATCTGGTGGAGCAAATGCGGCAGCGTTCATGGCGGAGctggggaaaaatggtaattctCATGCGAGGTGGGACAAGATTTGTGATAAATTTGGAGCATATTGTGACCGTGGTGCCGGAGCTCTTATTGCTTCATTTCTTGCTCTTGCTCTCATGCTTGTCATTTCTTTCCTATCTATCCTTAACCTTAAACTTGTCAACTCATCATCCCATAATTCTCACAACAATATAATCGCTCTTCCTAATTAACCCTAAACCTCAACTTTACTCGAACCATTTCCATGGACTGTATTATTAATATGTCATACTTAGCATCAACTATATATGTCTTATTTTTGAAATGCATGTCCTAGTATTACtttttaatcattttcttttcattcaaaacTTTGTAAATTAACATTATGGTCAATGATGTTTACAAGTCGGGGTCAGCATGGTTCAAATAGTCTCGAAACTAGAACAACTATTGACCATACAAGGTTGATACTAAAGGTTTCCAACCATGATTTCACTAACGAACATCTAAAACCAATAGTAGGACAAATTATTGGCAtgaaaattgagaaattaatatatatacatatatttgagTGAATGTAGATTGTAGAAGGAATAgttaaaaacaatataatatTAATGTTGTTCATCCTTTATTAATTATATCTAATTCTAAAACTATTTTGTTTATGATGCAATATAAGTGTATTACTCTAGAACAAAAATTCTCTACCCCATTTTGTGTTTCTATGTATGCCCCTACAACATACGTGAAGCAGATTATTTTAATTACGACCAACGTTTGGTAACGTTAAACTAATTAGTTCATTTCACGGACAAAATCATAACCAAATCAACAGAAAACTTCATCATACAAATCTTATTAGAATCCTGTAATGGAAAAGACGATGGTGATAAATTTAAGGAAGATAGAAAGGTCAAAGTTTGATTTCATTTTCAGCCAAAAGCTCTCTCACAAAATTTTTTCGGGGTTTCATTGATTGGGTTGAATGAATCAAGAAAAAGAGTGCATGTGAAGTTTGTGAGCATAGCTTGGAACCAGATCCAGTCAGTTCAGTTAGGCTTTGAGCTCTCTCAGACTCAAACCACTAGGTATGTTAATTTCTTACTTTCTTTCTCTTTCTCTGTTCACGCTTCGAACCGTGATAGGCttcattttttttcataaaaattagggATAATTTCTAATCAACAGGAAAATAAAAGTTATAGTggctgaaattttttttttcctgatTACATGTCGGTCAATAGTGAGTTAGTAGGGTCATTCATGTGAAGCTTCAACTGATTCCTTTTACTCGTTTTGTTCAGAATTTCAAATTCTGACATGGATTTGGGATGTATAGCCCTTATCAAAACTATTTTTATAGCATAATTTCACATCTAGTATCATTATGATGTTCACCTAATATAGAATTTGACATAGCCATTTCTTGAGGTTCTTTACTTTTTTAATGGAATAAATTGTTTCAGACTTAAATGCAGACGAGGTTGACGTGATTTTGCTAAGATCTTCAAAACTGTACAAGAGAATCGAATACCTTCTATGCTACGTCAAAATGGCTTTACTCAGAATCTTATTTGTCTTTACTCTCCACGAATATACTGTTATGAAACTATTTTGATATATCTACGTTACCTGGATCACTGATATCTAATGAAACTGTACAGGAGAACAAAATATACAGTGGGTTGGTTTCCTCAAGCTTTCAACTTTAATGAATGAATGTAAGAACTTGTTTATGTCCACTGAACTTAtaagaaaatttataaaattttgtatGATCATTGAAATAAAAAACAGACAAAATACATGATTAAATGTTGTTTGTACAAGAACAAAATTAACATTGAGAATCAGTACAGAGAAAAGACATGATGAAATGTTGTGTTGTTTATTCCAAACGGTGTGGAGTATAAGGTTCTCACTCAATCCGACTGCAAGAATGTCGCTCAATGGTTCAACAACACTCGTAAGGCCCTAAAGTTTTGCTGCCTATCATTAAAGAAATTTGTAAGTTGCTCCATGTTCTGATGTTTGGTCCATCATTTTCGCTAAGAGAGAATGTAATCTAGTGGCTGAATTAGGGGTCCATAAAGTTGATAGGGTGTTGTCTATGTTTGTTTGATTTTGCTGGTTTGTTGGCATTGGTGTCTTTCAAGTTTGGACAGAGGTTCTTGTAGGGTGTTCCAAATTGTTGTGTTGTTTGAtctttctatttgaaataaatagTTGAAGATTGCCTACACTAGTTTAATAGGTTGACTTTTGAGAAGTTGATTTTTCAACTAAATTTGAAATATTAaaccaaaaaattatttttttatcaattaagtttttatatttatttttgtataaaaattacataataaatataatatgtatTGTATAATAAAAAAGAGTTAGATTTAAATAGACTTGTTCAAGGATCCAATTATTTAAAGGTTGATCTAAAATTTAGGACGGTTTAAGCAAAAATATTAAGATCAAAAATGGTATTGGACAAAAAACTTAAACCTATTTAAAAATGCGAGCCGAAACAACCCAACTCATTTTCAAGtatatcatatattaattttcatttatttgatataatatgtaactaatataatataaaattaaatacacCGCACTATAGtggaaatattaatttaatatattaaattttagttttagagTTTAAGGTTTAGGATATTTGgtagtaaaatatataattaattaatattaaacaaAAATATGAGTAGGTCTAAATGGACTTGGGTTAACCATTTACAAATATAGATGAGATTAGGTAAACTTTGAGACCCCTATTTTGAGTCAAGTACGGCTTGGGAAACCATGTATGGTATCAACATCATGCATAGGCTCGACCTATATCTAGCTTGACTCAGCACATGAATATCTCTAGTGTAACACTCCCTACCCGACTCGTTCGTCGAATTCGGGTACGAAGTGTCACATCTGAACTGGGTTGGACTACATACTTAGACATCTCTATTTTAAAATCGGGTTGTACTACTTACATATAAAAACTTAcaacaaagtaaaaaaaaaaattaacaaaattaactgtCCAAACTCCGAACTCTAAGGAATCTAAGTAAATACAACATAATCACCCCCTCAACGAAGTTCCTAAAGGTAACCTCTATCCTATGTGCATGACACTTTCCTTTGATGTCCCTTGACTTATCACAGTCTGGCTCAATCTCTCATCAAGTTCCTTAGTTCGCCAATCCTGTAACCACAAATCCAACTTGTGTAAGTTCAAATGAACGTAGTGAGTCTCTAGTTTGCACATAATTAATTCCCTTCCAACagagggttaaattgatagagcTAGTTATAATAAACTCCTTGATCATTCTAGAAAATTTCTCTTAAACCTGTTGACAGATAGACCGTTGAGTGATTACCATACGACCATTCTATCGGCCGTCGATCAACCTTGACAGTTCCTCTAATTGTCTAGCTATCTCTACAGGCACTATCCTTTCTTTTACTTCATATTCTTTCTTCCATCTAATTCTAAAGTGGATCCTTCCTTTCACCTTGTTCCAAttttaacaccccttactcgatcccgtcgccgaagtcgagcacgaggcgttaccagacttatcttacctgttcgggacataaaaaaaatttacttttaaaaaaatattaattcactcacattcatccaataaatccataaaaagggcccttgagatcctaaaacgtgcaattggaacggttcgggaccaaaccgagaacattaaaaattttccgataagttacacaaatcaaaacaatttatttcactattcataatagaACTGTCTATCTGCGTAacaatcactaaattaattataactcgagttacgaaacttgaaatttaaatatgtaaatttttcctgaaactaaactcatatatcttcttaccataatttttttagaatttttggtttggccaattagtacagtttattcattaaatttcccctgttttgtagttCATCGGACCTgatctttcttcactaaaaatcaattatatcattatacagaaattggataatatttatgtttttttataatGAAAATAGAATCACTAatgaatatattaatataaaatttgacttataattagttttttacaatttctagtgatttttcaaagttggaacaggggatcaggaagtcactctgaaccagtcttacagaaatttaaatatctcagaatatagacttcctttgttTGCTCTGTttttttcctatgaaaatagactcaataatatttaattctatgtctcattcaacatttaattaaatttctaaaatttttagtgatttttcaaaaccacatcactattgctgtttcctaactgttccatggccaactcttgctttttcatagtttctttgcatcaaacctcatttaggcatatatAATACCAAAAcgtgttcttatttagctatatcataagctaatcattaccaagtattcacgtgccattctttaatcatatcataaggacatacacacaaaatagccaagtccctatacatgccataacttaaagtatttctagtcacaaaatactgaGATAACTcattgatagtgtgaggcaatctccgacgtccttacgattttctgagttggctttgtgatactataaaaaagagagaaaataaagggagtaagcttaaagcttagtaagtttgcatgtaaataaataacaacattctaaatgaattatcaagataacctgaacctttcgaacatggacttatcttaccttccctttggtacactctttgaattttccattgaaccatttggaataataaggatacacgggtacctttcctttataaacttaccatttccatgtcttgatatggtcttacatggtatccttgccttatgaactcaccattgccatgccttggcatggtcttacatgggacctttgccttatagtagtttatcaatgccatgtcttgacatggtcttacaagatttccttgccttgtagaacTTGCCAATGCCataccttggcatggtcttatttggcatccttaaa harbors:
- the LOC108485951 gene encoding CASP-like protein 1B2 gives rise to the protein MALQSGEKLPMFIGHVWSKQKRRWTLLGLRLLAFLAAAAATLVMVLNKQTKTFVVATIGTTPVNLTLTAKFHHTPAFVFFAIANGLVSIHNLVMIMVDLLGSKFDYKGFQLPMIASLDMLNLALVSGGANAAAFMAELGKNGNSHARWDKICDKFGAYCDRGAGALIASFLALALMLVISFLSILNLKLVNSSSHNSHNNIIALPN